From one Thalassospira lucentensis genomic stretch:
- a CDS encoding phytanoyl-CoA dioxygenase family protein: MLKVNFWRIPTQIMERTTMSNSPPVLTHGVSVRSEANEQVGYLAEEIKRKGYAIIPNVFSATEMKQAREYLYTIYEKQVSEVGGLDVLKKINDANIVRSPLVYNDIFVSIAANKDVLKVVRKILGNNVSLSSQVGILNRPKFQNYQEAWHRELQYQHFTSSKPLAIQSLVAIDDFTPENGGTFFLAGSHLFDEFPSDQYVRRNEIQVSASAGSTILFDSMVYHRGAANRTQTDRVAINNLYTLPIIHQQVDLARMLNGRFSTDPTHRQLFGYEWNPAENIKSWRMQRVERAKKQ; encoded by the coding sequence ATGCTGAAAGTAAATTTTTGGCGCATCCCAACGCAAATAATGGAGCGTACCACGATGTCAAATTCACCTCCGGTATTAACTCACGGCGTTTCGGTGCGCTCCGAAGCGAATGAACAAGTTGGCTACCTTGCCGAGGAAATCAAACGCAAGGGCTATGCCATAATACCTAATGTATTTTCCGCTACTGAAATGAAACAGGCGCGTGAATATCTGTATACCATTTATGAAAAACAAGTATCTGAAGTTGGCGGATTAGACGTTCTAAAAAAAATAAATGATGCCAATATTGTACGCTCACCTTTAGTTTACAACGATATATTCGTATCGATAGCTGCTAACAAGGATGTTCTTAAGGTTGTCAGAAAAATTCTTGGAAATAATGTAAGCTTGTCATCTCAGGTAGGAATACTTAACCGCCCCAAGTTCCAGAACTATCAAGAAGCGTGGCACAGAGAGCTTCAATACCAGCATTTCACTTCATCAAAACCACTTGCAATACAATCATTGGTAGCAATTGATGATTTCACTCCAGAAAACGGGGGGACATTTTTTTTAGCCGGCTCTCATCTGTTTGACGAATTCCCAAGTGACCAATACGTTCGTCGAAACGAAATCCAAGTCTCTGCATCCGCAGGCAGTACAATTCTTTTTGACTCGATGGTCTATCATCGTGGAGCGGCAAACAGAACACAAACAGATCGGGTTGCTATCAACAATCTGTATACACTGCCCATTATCCACCAGCAGGTGGACTTGGCACGAATGTTAAATGGTCGTTTTTCAACGGACCCTACACATCGACAGTTATTCGGTTATGAATGGAACCCCGCTGAAAACATCAAAAGCTGGAGAATGCAACGAGTTGAACGGGCAAAAAAGCAATGA
- a CDS encoding alpha-hydroxy acid oxidase yields MPVITCVEDLKRIYKRRAPRMFYDYAESGSWTEQTFRENTTDFQDIHLRQRVAIDMAGRSTKSQMIGQDVAMPVALAPVGLTGMQCADGEIKAARAAEKFGVPYTLSTMSICSIEDVAENTSKPFWLQVYTLKDDDFMKRLFDRAKAAKCSAAVITVDLQMLGQRHKDLKNGLSAPPKLTFKSVTNMMTKVQWGLGMLGTKRRFFGNIVGHAKGVADASSLTTWTAEAFDVSLDWDRIREFRKMWDGPLIIKGIIDPRDALEALNVGADAIIVSNHGGRQLDGALSSIRALPAIMDAVGDKIEVHLDSGIRSGQDVLKALALGAKGTYIGRAYVYGLGAMGEAGVTKALEIIHKELEVSMALCGHTDVTKVDRDILMIPRDFSDRWQ; encoded by the coding sequence ATGCCAGTGATTACCTGCGTCGAAGACCTGAAACGTATCTATAAACGTCGCGCACCGCGCATGTTTTACGATTACGCAGAATCCGGAAGCTGGACCGAGCAGACATTCCGTGAAAACACCACCGACTTTCAGGATATTCACCTCCGTCAGCGGGTCGCGATCGACATGGCCGGGCGCTCAACCAAAAGCCAGATGATCGGTCAGGATGTAGCCATGCCTGTCGCCCTTGCCCCGGTCGGACTGACCGGCATGCAATGTGCAGACGGCGAAATCAAGGCTGCCCGCGCGGCTGAGAAGTTCGGTGTCCCTTACACATTGTCGACCATGTCGATCTGTTCGATCGAGGATGTCGCCGAAAACACCTCCAAGCCCTTCTGGTTGCAGGTTTATACGCTTAAGGACGATGATTTCATGAAGCGCCTGTTTGACCGGGCGAAGGCAGCCAAGTGCTCGGCCGCGGTGATCACGGTGGATCTTCAGATGCTCGGCCAACGTCACAAGGATCTGAAGAACGGCCTCTCCGCCCCACCCAAACTGACTTTCAAATCGGTTACCAACATGATGACCAAAGTCCAATGGGGCCTTGGCATGCTCGGCACCAAACGCCGGTTCTTTGGCAATATTGTTGGCCACGCCAAGGGGGTTGCCGACGCATCATCGCTGACCACATGGACGGCCGAGGCGTTTGATGTATCCCTTGATTGGGATCGTATTCGCGAATTTCGCAAAATGTGGGATGGGCCGCTGATCATCAAGGGGATCATTGATCCGCGCGACGCGCTGGAGGCCCTCAATGTTGGTGCCGACGCCATCATTGTTTCCAACCATGGTGGCCGCCAGCTTGATGGTGCCCTGTCCTCAATTCGGGCCCTGCCGGCAATCATGGATGCCGTCGGCGACAAGATTGAAGTCCATCTGGATAGCGGGATCCGTTCCGGCCAGGATGTGCTGAAAGCACTGGCACTGGGTGCCAAGGGCACCTATATCGGGCGCGCATATGTTTATGGTCTGGGCGCTATGGGCGAAGCCGGCGTAACCAAGGCGCTTGAGATCATTC
- a CDS encoding FdtA/QdtA family cupin domain-containing protein produces MSVTECKMVDLPKVSNAQGNLTFIEGKNHVPFDIQRVYYLYDVPGGAIRGGHAHKNLHQMIIAMSGSFDITLDDGRNKKKFHLNRSYSGLYICPMIWRELDNFSSGSVCMVLASSIYREEDYHRNYSEFMRALEG; encoded by the coding sequence ATGTCGGTTACTGAGTGTAAAATGGTGGACTTGCCTAAAGTTTCCAATGCTCAGGGAAATTTGACCTTTATTGAAGGTAAGAACCACGTTCCCTTCGATATTCAGCGTGTATATTATTTATATGATGTTCCAGGCGGTGCTATTCGGGGCGGACACGCTCATAAGAATTTGCACCAAATGATCATAGCGATGTCGGGCAGCTTTGACATCACGCTCGACGACGGAAGAAACAAGAAGAAATTTCACCTTAACCGATCTTATAGCGGTCTCTACATCTGCCCAATGATATGGCGCGAGCTGGACAACTTTTCTTCTGGATCTGTATGCATGGTTTTGGCCTCAAGTATTTACCGTGAAGAAGACTATCACCGTAACTATTCAGAGTTTATGCGTGCGCTGGAGGGATAG
- a CDS encoding DegT/DnrJ/EryC1/StrS family aminotransferase produces MSIPFLDPRQSYIEIKEELDDAYQRVMQSGTYILGEVVESFETDFAIYCEANFAVGVANGLDALTLSLRALDIGADDEVIVPSHTFIATWLAVSQSGATPIAVEPDEHTFNIDPALIEGKITSRTKAIIAVHLYGQPADLEAIQSIAKRHNLYLIEDAAQAHGARYKGKRIGARGDVVCWSFYPGKNLGAYGDGGAVTTNNRSIANKIRTLRNYGSQEKYHNELMGYNSRLDPLQASMLQVKLRHLDRWNMHRCTIAHHYFEALKDADLMLPFTPNWAQPVWHLFVIRHPRRNELKELLTRNGIGCLIHYPIPPHKQIAYLATGQIFDPLPLAEKFATEVLSLPIGPHISHSDAEAVTECVLKLN; encoded by the coding sequence ATGAGCATCCCATTTCTAGATCCTCGACAAAGCTATATTGAAATCAAAGAAGAGCTGGACGACGCATATCAACGAGTAATGCAGTCTGGTACTTATATTTTAGGCGAAGTAGTTGAAAGTTTTGAAACTGATTTTGCTATCTATTGTGAAGCAAATTTCGCTGTCGGCGTCGCAAATGGTCTCGATGCACTGACGTTAAGTCTTCGCGCTCTAGATATCGGCGCAGATGACGAGGTTATTGTTCCTTCTCACACTTTTATTGCCACTTGGCTTGCTGTTTCTCAATCTGGTGCGACTCCAATAGCAGTAGAGCCTGACGAACACACTTTCAACATAGACCCTGCACTTATAGAAGGAAAAATCACGAGCCGCACTAAAGCGATTATTGCGGTTCATTTATACGGGCAACCCGCTGATCTTGAAGCAATTCAGAGTATCGCGAAACGCCATAATTTATACCTTATAGAAGATGCGGCCCAAGCACACGGGGCGCGCTACAAAGGTAAACGCATCGGTGCACGAGGGGATGTCGTTTGCTGGAGCTTCTACCCCGGTAAAAACCTTGGTGCCTATGGCGATGGTGGAGCCGTCACCACCAACAATAGATCCATAGCTAATAAAATACGAACCTTGCGTAACTATGGATCTCAAGAAAAGTATCATAACGAGTTGATGGGGTATAACAGTCGTCTCGATCCACTTCAGGCTTCAATGCTTCAGGTAAAACTTCGACATCTCGACAGATGGAACATGCATCGTTGTACAATTGCTCATCATTATTTTGAGGCACTTAAAGACGCAGATTTAATGCTTCCCTTCACACCCAATTGGGCCCAACCTGTTTGGCATCTGTTTGTTATACGCCACCCACGACGAAATGAATTAAAAGAGTTACTGACGCGCAATGGAATCGGATGCCTTATCCACTATCCCATCCCTCCGCATAAACAGATTGCATATTTAGCGACCGGGCAAATTTTTGATCCGCTTCCTCTCGCTGAGAAATTTGCAACTGAGGTGCTAAGTTTACCCATTGGCCCCCACATTAGCCACAGTGATGCAGAAGCCGTTACCGAGTGTGTATTGAAGCTCAACTAA
- a CDS encoding GNAT family N-acetyltransferase, translating into MQYRKLQDDDLHALDAFLATHAETSMVLRSNLRKVGMNRRHHPLSGCYYGEVSGDGAVTAVLTIFGNGKVFVQTGGKPVPRGLIDLFCTENAQPVAGFFGPADQAQDVINLLGFGNAQFAINACDAFYRLDLANLILPQNVRSDSFQMVDAERIDRNTLLRWLRAYEIEALGGEDTPALDSRIASRLVHALNDRNMWTLVVDGVPVSLSGFNAELPDMVQIGPVWTPPEQRSNGYARILVAKTLLAARARGVTHAVLSTDSPAAAKAYEAIGFERDGAYRLALLASWADFNQGA; encoded by the coding sequence ATGCAGTACAGAAAGCTGCAAGATGACGATCTTCATGCTCTTGACGCATTTCTCGCAACCCATGCCGAAACCAGCATGGTCCTGCGCAGCAATTTGCGAAAAGTCGGCATGAACCGACGTCATCATCCGCTTTCGGGCTGCTATTACGGCGAAGTTTCCGGCGATGGGGCGGTGACGGCGGTTTTAACGATATTCGGCAACGGAAAAGTCTTTGTGCAAACCGGCGGAAAGCCCGTACCGCGTGGTTTGATTGACCTGTTTTGTACCGAAAATGCACAACCGGTGGCCGGTTTCTTTGGCCCGGCCGATCAGGCACAGGACGTGATCAACCTGCTTGGATTTGGTAATGCACAATTTGCCATCAATGCATGCGATGCCTTCTATCGGCTTGATCTTGCCAACCTGATCCTGCCGCAAAATGTGCGGTCGGACAGTTTCCAGATGGTCGATGCCGAACGGATTGATCGAAATACGCTGCTGCGCTGGCTGCGCGCCTATGAAATCGAGGCACTGGGCGGAGAGGATACACCAGCCCTTGATAGCCGGATCGCCAGTCGACTTGTCCATGCACTTAATGACCGCAACATGTGGACGCTTGTCGTTGATGGCGTCCCGGTCAGTCTTTCGGGGTTTAACGCCGAACTGCCCGACATGGTCCAGATCGGCCCGGTCTGGACGCCGCCCGAACAGCGCAGCAACGGCTATGCGCGTATCCTTGTCGCCAAAACGCTTCTGGCGGCTCGCGCACGCGGCGTGACCCATGCGGTGCTGTCAACGGATAGCCCTGCCGCGGCAAAGGCTTATGAGGCGATCGGGTTTGAGAGAGATGGGGCGTATCGCTTGGCATTGCTGGCGAGCTGGGCTGACTTTAATCAAGGTGCATGA
- a CDS encoding FkbM family methyltransferase: MTNNTEQNKIDSLFCKKKLDAEAARISAIKEQIKTGVFLLGAGNTGKYIATENNGVDFPKIIGFIDDTPGKAGTKVENIPVFTREVALDTYGANVPVVVCIFKAGCFFNNIKESVISSGFANVLSLPDYIRATDHLIPFYYFSKTSVLKQHQQEITSLYESLADEKSQAVLKRWLHFRLYHDYNNMDHYDPDIYFPDFLPGQSQEHFCMADCGAYDGDSIARLLEWRTSSPTHAIAFEPDKSNISRLKTRLRANCKNGTLKLKLIAAAVGEKSGFVNFMETNDESAHVVSEGGRRVPVISVEEGCNNMMPDYVKYDVEGYEKQALEGTKNLISGHAPALAISIYHRPEDLWELPETILTWAPKYKLYLRSHAEEGMDTVLYAIRT; encoded by the coding sequence ATGACAAACAATACCGAACAAAATAAAATTGACAGCTTATTTTGCAAAAAAAAACTTGATGCAGAGGCAGCTCGGATAAGCGCAATAAAAGAGCAGATCAAGACAGGAGTTTTTCTACTCGGGGCGGGAAACACCGGAAAATACATCGCCACAGAAAATAACGGGGTAGATTTTCCTAAAATCATTGGTTTTATCGACGACACTCCGGGGAAGGCTGGCACCAAGGTAGAAAATATTCCCGTTTTCACGCGTGAAGTGGCCCTTGACACTTATGGTGCCAATGTTCCCGTCGTAGTCTGCATTTTCAAAGCTGGATGCTTTTTCAATAACATAAAAGAAAGTGTCATTTCTTCAGGATTTGCCAATGTACTTTCTTTGCCAGATTATATTCGGGCAACCGACCATCTGATCCCCTTCTATTACTTCTCCAAAACGTCCGTACTGAAACAGCATCAGCAAGAAATAACATCGCTTTACGAAAGTTTGGCCGACGAAAAATCACAAGCAGTCTTAAAACGATGGCTACATTTTCGCCTGTATCATGACTACAACAACATGGATCACTATGATCCAGACATATATTTTCCTGATTTTCTACCCGGGCAAAGCCAAGAACATTTTTGCATGGCGGATTGTGGCGCATACGATGGCGATTCAATTGCGCGGCTACTGGAGTGGCGCACTAGCTCACCAACCCATGCAATTGCCTTTGAGCCAGACAAGAGTAACATCTCACGCCTAAAAACACGGCTAAGAGCAAACTGCAAGAATGGAACACTTAAGCTGAAGCTTATTGCAGCTGCTGTTGGCGAAAAATCTGGTTTTGTAAACTTCATGGAAACCAACGATGAGAGCGCCCATGTAGTATCTGAAGGTGGGCGGAGAGTTCCCGTTATATCTGTAGAAGAAGGATGCAACAATATGATGCCTGACTACGTCAAATACGACGTAGAGGGTTACGAGAAACAGGCGTTAGAAGGAACAAAAAACCTCATATCCGGTCATGCCCCGGCACTGGCCATTAGCATCTACCATCGCCCTGAGGATTTATGGGAACTTCCGGAAACCATTCTGACTTGGGCACCAAAATATAAACTGTATCTTCGAAGTCACGCAGAGGAAGGCATGGATACCGTCCTATATGCGATAAGAACATGA